The Gemmatimonadaceae bacterium genome has a window encoding:
- a CDS encoding S9 family peptidase, giving the protein MRITPRLTLLSIGLLTPIVSPVAAQSTTPTIDAIISLKRVGSPEISPDGKWVAYTVRETNWEQNSYDTSIWLADVRTGAARQLTRGRKSSTNPTWAPDGQRLAFASDRTDRRQLYVVDVRGGEAEQLTTGEDSPGAFAWAPDGKSLAVLYADARSDDDKAREARLGEFDVIDAGYRMTHLWVLDVATHARRRITGGAYTVGRFSWSPDGKQIAFDHRINGANANGGSADISVVEVATGTVRPLVTQAGPDANPIWSPDGSRIAFESQLASPSYFFTNAHVAVVPATGGAITDLSAAFDENPGLIKWVGSTIYFSASAKTSSYLFGLDPQTRKTTRFAVTDAWAGSAFTLSSDASMAAFVASDPVTFPEVYAAPLATMKPVKLSDVGAVTAGWRTGALEVISWKSKDGAVIEGVLHKPVGFVPGKRYPLLVVIHGGPTGTSRPVPYSSATTYPIDLWTAKGALVLEPNYRGSAGYGEKFRSLNVRNLGVGDAWDVLSGVDHLIQTGLADSARVGAMGWSQGGYISMFLTTHDAARFKAISAGAGISDWMTYYVNTDITPFTRQYLKATPWDDPAIYAKTSPMTYIKGAKTPTLIQHGATDQRVPLPNAFELYRGLQDVGVPSTLIVYRGFEGIGHGPSRPKSSRALMEHNLAWFGKYIWGEADPKF; this is encoded by the coding sequence ATGCGCATCACACCTCGCCTGACCCTGCTGTCGATTGGTCTGCTGACGCCGATCGTCTCCCCGGTCGCCGCGCAGAGCACCACCCCCACCATCGACGCGATCATCTCGCTCAAGCGCGTCGGCTCTCCCGAGATCTCGCCCGACGGCAAGTGGGTCGCGTACACCGTGCGCGAGACGAACTGGGAGCAGAACAGCTACGACACGAGCATCTGGCTGGCGGATGTGCGCACCGGCGCTGCGCGGCAGCTCACGCGGGGGCGGAAGTCGAGCACGAACCCCACGTGGGCGCCGGATGGACAGCGCCTGGCGTTCGCCAGCGATCGCACGGACCGCCGACAGCTGTATGTGGTGGATGTGCGGGGCGGGGAAGCCGAGCAGCTCACCACGGGTGAGGACAGCCCGGGGGCGTTTGCGTGGGCGCCCGATGGCAAGAGTCTCGCCGTGCTCTACGCCGATGCGCGCAGCGACGACGACAAGGCGCGCGAGGCGCGGCTCGGCGAGTTCGATGTGATCGATGCCGGCTACCGGATGACGCATCTCTGGGTGCTCGACGTCGCGACGCACGCGCGGCGCCGCATCACGGGTGGCGCGTACACCGTGGGCCGCTTCAGCTGGTCGCCGGATGGCAAGCAGATCGCCTTCGATCATCGCATCAATGGCGCGAACGCCAACGGCGGGTCGGCGGACATCTCGGTTGTTGAGGTGGCGACGGGCACCGTCCGCCCGCTGGTCACGCAGGCCGGGCCGGATGCGAACCCCATCTGGTCGCCCGACGGATCACGTATCGCGTTCGAAAGTCAGCTGGCGAGCCCGTCGTACTTCTTCACGAATGCCCACGTGGCCGTCGTGCCGGCGACGGGTGGCGCCATCACCGATCTCAGCGCCGCGTTCGACGAGAATCCGGGGCTGATCAAGTGGGTCGGCTCCACGATCTACTTCTCGGCGTCGGCTAAAACGTCGAGCTATCTCTTCGGGCTCGACCCCCAGACGCGAAAGACCACACGGTTCGCCGTGACCGACGCGTGGGCCGGATCGGCGTTCACCCTGAGCAGCGACGCGAGCATGGCGGCGTTCGTGGCAAGCGACCCCGTCACGTTCCCGGAGGTGTATGCCGCGCCGCTCGCGACCATGAAGCCGGTCAAGCTGTCGGATGTGGGCGCCGTCACGGCCGGGTGGCGTACGGGCGCCCTCGAGGTGATCTCGTGGAAGAGCAAGGATGGCGCGGTGATCGAAGGAGTGCTGCACAAGCCGGTCGGCTTCGTGCCCGGCAAGCGGTATCCGCTGCTCGTGGTCATTCACGGTGGCCCGACCGGCACGTCGCGCCCGGTTCCCTACAGCAGCGCCACGACCTATCCGATCGATCTGTGGACGGCGAAGGGCGCGCTGGTGCTCGAGCCGAACTATCGCGGCAGCGCCGGCTACGGTGAGAAGTTCCGGTCGCTCAACGTGCGCAACCTGGGCGTCGGCGATGCGTGGGATGTGCTGTCGGGGGTCGATCATCTCATCCAGACCGGCCTGGCCGATTCGGCGCGCGTAGGCGCGATGGGGTGGAGCCAGGGCGGCTACATCTCGATGTTCCTCACCACGCACGATGCCGCCCGCTTCAAAGCGATCAGCGCCGGCGCCGGGATCAGCGACTGGATGACGTACTACGTCAACACCGACATCACGCCGTTCACCCGCCAGTACCTCAAGGCCACGCCGTGGGATGATCCGGCGATTTACGCCAAGACGTCGCCGATGACGTACATCAAGGGCGCCAAGACGCCCACGCTGATTCAGCACGGGGCGACCGATCAGCGCGTGCCGCTGCCGAACGCCTTCGAGCTCTATCGCGGCCTGCAGGATGTGGGCGTGCCGAGCACGCTGATCGTGTATCGCGGTTTCGAGGGCATCGGCCATGGGCCGTCGCGCCCCAAGTCGAGCCGAGCGCTGATGGAGCACAACCTCGCGTGGTTCGGCAAGTACATCTGGGGTGAGGCCGACCCCAAGTTCTGA
- a CDS encoding alpha/beta hydrolase, translated as MTTTTPSEPDRSARHTPRLARHAAVWAALYVAWLLATRDFHPTWAVALSATAVLVGASAVAVYGTTWGATRTRQRGLLASVALIVGMLVAADLLCVSLIQALYDGLWHPDPRRFGFWFNMASDGAIITLHVLLAAALRRLTRRHTATLSCLTLFGGTPLATPALSHAQPFLRPADVNALPSKAPDAVIAYGTDSLQFGELRLPSGTGPFAVAIVIHGGCWVHDYAAAKNAAALSDALRDAGVATWNVEYRRRDNPGGGWPGTITDVGAAADSLRAIARRYPLDLTHVVAVGHSAGGQLALWLAARKQLPASSALHAPAPLPLTGVVALGGPGDLVDFNRYGDAACGEGTIPKLLGGTAEQVPDRWRDASPVNWLPLGVPQVMLAGESDRIMPRANLEAYAAKARAAGDRVDVVVVPKAAHHEVMSPQAVTWPAVREAVLRLVGR; from the coding sequence ATGACGACGACCACACCCTCGGAGCCCGATCGCTCGGCACGCCACACGCCCCGCCTTGCCCGGCATGCGGCGGTCTGGGCCGCGCTGTACGTCGCGTGGCTGTTGGCGACGCGCGACTTCCATCCGACGTGGGCGGTGGCGCTGAGTGCGACCGCCGTGCTCGTGGGGGCGTCGGCCGTGGCGGTGTACGGGACCACATGGGGGGCAACGCGAACGCGCCAACGCGGTCTCCTCGCCAGCGTCGCGCTGATCGTCGGGATGCTGGTGGCCGCCGACCTGCTCTGCGTATCGCTCATTCAGGCGCTCTACGACGGGCTCTGGCATCCGGATCCGCGGCGGTTCGGCTTCTGGTTCAACATGGCCTCCGACGGCGCGATCATCACGCTGCACGTGCTGCTCGCGGCAGCGCTCCGGCGGCTCACCCGTCGCCACACGGCCACGCTCTCCTGTCTGACGCTGTTCGGTGGCACGCCCCTCGCCACGCCGGCGCTGTCGCACGCACAGCCCTTCCTGCGCCCGGCCGATGTGAACGCGCTGCCGAGCAAGGCACCGGACGCCGTCATTGCCTACGGCACCGACTCGCTCCAGTTTGGCGAACTCCGCCTGCCCTCGGGCACGGGTCCCTTTGCGGTGGCCATCGTGATTCACGGCGGCTGCTGGGTGCACGACTACGCGGCGGCGAAGAACGCGGCGGCGTTGAGCGACGCGTTGCGCGATGCGGGCGTGGCGACATGGAACGTGGAGTACCGCCGGCGCGACAACCCCGGCGGCGGCTGGCCCGGCACCATCACGGACGTCGGCGCGGCGGCCGACTCACTGCGCGCGATCGCGCGCCGGTACCCGCTCGATCTTACGCACGTCGTTGCCGTCGGCCATTCGGCCGGGGGCCAACTCGCGCTCTGGCTCGCGGCCCGCAAACAGCTGCCGGCCTCGTCGGCGCTGCACGCCCCGGCCCCGCTCCCGCTCACCGGCGTCGTCGCGCTGGGCGGTCCGGGCGATCTCGTGGACTTCAACCGCTATGGCGACGCCGCCTGCGGTGAGGGCACCATCCCCAAGCTGCTCGGCGGGACCGCCGAGCAGGTGCCCGATCGCTGGCGCGACGCGTCGCCGGTGAACTGGCTGCCCCTCGGCGTGCCACAGGTGATGCTCGCCGGCGAGTCCGACCGCATCATGCCACGCGCGAATCTCGAGGCGTATGCGGCCAAAGCGCGCGCGGCGGGTGATCGGGTGGACGTGGTCGTAGTGCCCAAGGCGGCGCACCACGAGGTGATGTCACCGCAGGCCGTGACCTGGCCGGCGGTGCGCGAGGCGGTGTTGCGGCTCGTCGGGCGGTAG
- a CDS encoding cytochrome c: MSRWIAGAALLLPVAAAFRTAGGGTLPQERTVWDSVYTTAQAERGQQAYAKECARCHAAELTGADAAPALTGSAFTSAWNGQLLDALHERIQTAMPTDTPGVYSKAMVTDVIAFVLKYNGFPAGSAELTHENGALHGVRFVVPKPATDAP, translated from the coding sequence GTGTCCCGATGGATCGCCGGCGCCGCGCTGCTGCTGCCGGTGGCCGCGGCGTTTCGCACCGCCGGTGGCGGCACATTGCCCCAGGAGCGCACCGTCTGGGACAGCGTCTACACCACGGCGCAGGCCGAGCGCGGGCAGCAGGCCTACGCCAAGGAGTGCGCCCGCTGCCACGCGGCGGAGCTCACCGGTGCCGATGCCGCGCCGGCGCTCACCGGCAGCGCGTTCACGAGCGCCTGGAACGGGCAACTGCTCGATGCGCTGCATGAGCGCATTCAGACCGCCATGCCCACAGACACGCCGGGCGTGTACAGCAAGGCGATGGTCACCGATGTGATTGCGTTCGTGCTCAAGTACAACGGCTTTCCGGCGGGGAGTGCGGAGCTGACGCACGAGAACGGGGCGTTGCATGGGGTGCGGTTTGTGGTGCCGAAGCCGGCTACGGACGCTCCATGA
- a CDS encoding alpha/beta hydrolase has protein sequence MRTTARRWRAVASALLLAASARPSEAQPFVEQRFNGPVVPINYVDAGKGPPIVLLHGDSQNWRVWEQNGMLADLARDYRVIAIDLRGRGKSGKPHDPAAYDQQLPEDVIALLDHLRIKRAHVLGYSYGAHVTVELLTRHADRVITAILGGAAGRISVTDALLQQYELEARERDTDCRSRSQVNRLSPPGSPPLSDSLFQVMRAACFADPLMDSKALAASSRGSSRHPITEAQVRAITTVPLLGVVGTEDPFLPDFQKFVRWNPALVLVTIEGGTHGSVQLQSAPLLAAVRTWLGVYRQKP, from the coding sequence ATGAGAACAACGGCGAGACGCTGGCGAGCCGTCGCCAGCGCGCTGCTGCTGGCAGCGAGCGCCCGGCCGAGTGAGGCGCAGCCCTTTGTGGAGCAGCGCTTCAACGGTCCCGTCGTGCCCATCAACTATGTGGACGCGGGGAAGGGGCCGCCCATCGTGCTGCTCCATGGCGATAGCCAGAACTGGCGCGTGTGGGAGCAGAATGGGATGCTCGCCGACCTCGCGCGCGACTACCGCGTCATCGCGATCGATCTGCGCGGGCGCGGCAAGAGCGGCAAGCCGCACGATCCGGCGGCCTATGATCAGCAGTTGCCGGAGGATGTCATCGCGTTGCTCGATCACCTCAGGATCAAGCGTGCGCATGTGCTTGGGTATTCCTACGGCGCCCATGTCACCGTCGAACTGCTGACCCGCCACGCCGATCGCGTCATCACGGCGATCCTTGGTGGTGCGGCGGGGCGGATCAGCGTGACCGATGCGCTGCTGCAGCAGTACGAGCTCGAAGCGCGGGAGCGCGACACCGACTGCCGCTCGCGCAGTCAGGTCAACCGCCTGTCGCCACCGGGGTCGCCGCCCCTTTCCGACTCGCTCTTTCAGGTGATGCGTGCGGCCTGTTTTGCCGATCCACTCATGGACAGCAAGGCGCTGGCGGCGTCGAGCCGCGGATCGAGTCGGCACCCCATCACCGAGGCGCAGGTCCGCGCGATCACGACCGTGCCGCTGCTCGGGGTGGTCGGGACCGAGGATCCCTTTCTCCCGGATTTCCAGAAGTTTGTGCGCTGGAATCCCGCGCTGGTGCTCGTCACCATCGAGGGCGGGACCCATGGGAGCGTACAGCTGCAATCCGCGCCGCTGCTCGCCGCCGTGCGCACCTGGCTGGGCGTCTATCGCCAGAAACCCTGA
- a CDS encoding proline iminopeptidase-family hydrolase yields the protein MSRLASSLFAPTRGLLLPFLAVTAAACASTERARTDSAAAEPAPAAASAAAATPALGPGEAMLPVRGGRIWYKQSGQGKGLPMVLIHGGPGAGSFYLKPFEALGDDRPIIRYDQLGAGKSDRLTDTTLMVIPRFVEELDSLRRALHVEQWILNGHSWGTVLALEYYKAHPEHVAGIVFGGSVFDWKAYAQETEAWTKTLSDSAQRAVAQWKRDGNDKAPGFTAASDEFYARFVFRTPNKVDLDSTMSMYGQPQYVYMQGAYEFVVTGTLKNYDQTAVLPTIKVPVLVTTGEFDEVGPKTVERHAKMIPGARFVRYAGASHITSWDATEANVRDVRAFAREVDARK from the coding sequence ATGTCTCGCCTTGCATCGTCGCTCTTCGCGCCGACCCGCGGCCTGCTCCTTCCGTTCCTCGCGGTGACGGCGGCGGCCTGCGCCTCCACCGAGCGGGCACGCACCGACTCCGCGGCAGCCGAGCCCGCGCCAGCCGCTGCATCAGCAGCCGCCGCCACGCCGGCGCTCGGCCCGGGCGAGGCGATGCTCCCGGTGCGCGGCGGGCGCATCTGGTACAAGCAGTCCGGGCAGGGGAAGGGGCTCCCCATGGTGCTCATCCACGGCGGACCGGGGGCCGGCAGCTTCTATCTCAAGCCGTTCGAAGCGCTGGGCGACGATCGGCCCATCATTCGCTACGATCAGCTGGGCGCGGGGAAGTCCGACCGGCTCACCGACACGACGCTGATGGTGATTCCGCGCTTCGTGGAGGAGCTCGATTCGCTACGGCGCGCGTTGCACGTCGAGCAATGGATCCTCAACGGACATTCGTGGGGCACGGTGCTCGCGCTTGAGTACTACAAGGCGCACCCGGAGCATGTCGCCGGCATCGTGTTCGGTGGCAGTGTCTTTGACTGGAAGGCCTACGCGCAGGAGACCGAGGCGTGGACGAAGACGCTCTCCGATTCCGCGCAGCGTGCGGTGGCGCAGTGGAAGCGCGATGGGAACGACAAGGCGCCCGGGTTCACGGCGGCGTCCGATGAGTTCTATGCGCGCTTCGTGTTCCGCACGCCCAACAAGGTGGACCTCGATTCCACGATGTCGATGTACGGCCAGCCGCAGTACGTCTACATGCAGGGCGCCTATGAATTCGTGGTGACCGGCACGCTCAAGAACTACGACCAGACAGCGGTGCTCCCGACTATCAAGGTGCCGGTGCTCGTGACGACCGGCGAGTTCGATGAGGTGGGCCCAAAGACCGTCGAGCGCCACGCGAAGATGATTCCGGGCGCCCGTTTCGTGCGCTACGCCGGGGCGTCGCACATCACCTCGTGGGATGCCACCGAGGCGAACGTGCGGGATGTCCGCGCGTTCGCCCGTGAGGTGGATGCGCGGAAATGA
- a CDS encoding serine/threonine protein kinase, which translates to MADDLAALTQTLGHRYRLERELGRGGMGTVYLARDRSLDRPVALKVLPPSLAEVPELRERFLRETRTAAGFSHPNIVPVFSVEEHGQALAFAMGFVEGESLAAKVAREGPMSQRAVVRLLQDVAYALAYAHGRGVVHRDIKPDNIMIERATGRALVMDFGIARAITPVSDAKAGLTRVGEVVGTPEYMSPEQATGDHVDGRADLYSLGLVAWYALTGDTAMSGDSTQRILVRQLTEPVPPLGPLRPDLTPALVAVVDRCCEKSAEARYATAEALVEALDATQLVAAEIPVAVRLLATELSSVTTRALSAVAMLALGTAMILSNGNGNVLAIGLVVAATAWVIFMNALREIRRLRGAGYSAAELQRLLGMTLAEQDEERARRALDPVLRKRRRFRVILSWAMLLWQGSVFVMLRSQADANGNVKLTGNVAGVTFFASLLASAMAMAILLTSPFRRSFPQRLFAFTWLGPIGHAVFRWSAPRGSASASVATLAPPTRPAPVAVTTRPVPTATANTPSLERLAADVAQLTARVDALETRRPRES; encoded by the coding sequence ATGGCTGACGACCTCGCCGCCCTGACGCAGACCCTCGGACACCGCTACCGCCTCGAGCGTGAACTCGGGCGCGGCGGCATGGGGACGGTATACCTCGCGCGCGACCGCTCCCTCGATCGGCCGGTCGCGCTCAAGGTGCTCCCGCCGTCGCTGGCGGAGGTCCCCGAACTGCGCGAGCGCTTTCTGCGTGAAACACGCACGGCCGCCGGCTTTTCGCATCCCAACATCGTCCCGGTGTTCTCCGTTGAGGAACATGGACAGGCGTTGGCGTTCGCGATGGGGTTCGTGGAAGGCGAATCGCTGGCCGCCAAGGTCGCGCGTGAGGGGCCGATGTCGCAGCGCGCCGTCGTGCGCCTCCTGCAGGATGTGGCCTACGCGCTCGCCTATGCGCACGGGCGAGGCGTGGTGCATCGCGACATCAAGCCCGACAACATCATGATCGAGCGCGCGACCGGTCGTGCGCTCGTCATGGACTTCGGCATCGCCCGCGCCATTACGCCGGTGAGTGACGCGAAGGCCGGGCTCACGCGCGTGGGCGAAGTGGTCGGCACCCCGGAATACATGAGCCCCGAGCAGGCGACCGGCGATCATGTCGATGGACGCGCCGATCTCTACTCGCTGGGGCTGGTTGCGTGGTATGCGCTGACCGGCGACACCGCCATGAGTGGCGACAGCACGCAGCGCATTCTCGTGCGGCAGCTCACCGAGCCGGTGCCACCGCTCGGGCCGCTCCGCCCCGATCTGACGCCGGCGCTGGTGGCGGTCGTGGATCGCTGCTGCGAAAAGTCGGCCGAGGCGCGCTACGCGACCGCCGAAGCATTGGTGGAAGCGCTCGACGCCACGCAGCTGGTGGCGGCCGAGATTCCGGTCGCGGTGCGACTGCTCGCGACCGAACTGTCGTCGGTCACGACGCGCGCGCTGTCGGCGGTGGCGATGCTGGCGCTGGGGACGGCCATGATCCTGAGCAACGGCAATGGCAACGTGCTCGCGATCGGCCTCGTCGTGGCGGCCACCGCGTGGGTCATTTTCATGAATGCCCTGCGTGAGATCCGTCGCTTGCGCGGCGCGGGCTACTCGGCAGCGGAGTTGCAGCGGCTGTTGGGGATGACGCTCGCCGAGCAGGACGAGGAGCGGGCGCGGCGGGCTCTGGACCCGGTGCTGAGGAAGCGTCGTCGATTCCGCGTCATCCTGAGTTGGGCGATGCTGCTCTGGCAGGGGAGTGTGTTCGTCATGCTGCGGTCTCAGGCCGATGCCAACGGCAATGTGAAGCTGACGGGCAACGTCGCCGGCGTGACGTTTTTTGCCTCGCTGCTGGCCAGCGCCATGGCCATGGCCATTCTGCTCACCTCGCCCTTCCGTCGATCCTTTCCGCAGCGCCTGTTCGCGTTCACGTGGCTGGGGCCGATCGGCCACGCCGTCTTTCGCTGGTCGGCGCCGCGCGGATCCGCCTCGGCGAGCGTGGCGACCCTGGCGCCGCCGACGCGGCCGGCGCCCGTGGCCGTCACGACGCGCCCCGTGCCGACCGCGACGGCGAACACACCCTCCCTCGAGCGACTCGCGGCCGACGTCGCACAACTCACCGCGCGCGTGGACGCACTCGAAACCCGTCGTCCACGAGAGTCCTGA
- a CDS encoding pyrroloquinoline quinone-dependent dehydrogenase, whose product MMSLVTTPRLRAAAVLLALAAPAAFAQRAPMSTAKGEWPSYSGDTKGSRYAPFDQITGANFNTLEVAWRFKTDALGPRPEFKLEGTPLMVGGVLYTTGGTRRAVVALDAATGELLWMHSENEAERGAAAPRPLSGRGLAYWSDGKDARILYTTPGYRLIALDAKTGALVKSFGVNGVVDLKKEMDDPILPDLTTGEIGYQGAPVVARDVVIIGAAFREGGTPKSFRNNKGDIRGFDVRTGKRLWSFHTVPRKGEPGYDSWLNNSAADAGNTGVWTQVAADEELGLVYLPIESPTGDYYGGHRPGDNLYGESLVCLDLKTGKKKWHYQIVHHPIWDFDLAASPILADITVGGKPIKAVALPTKQGILYVFDRVTGVPVWPFEEKPVEKGDVPGEWYAPTQPFPTKPAAYARNGVTLDDLIDFTPALKDAGRQVAAKYKLGPIFTPPVVSKAEGPLATLSNGPTNGGSNWPGGSYDPETQMVYLSASNNSPSPLGLVAPQPGQSDMKWVRGFAPGAPRGGLTVQGLPLLKPPYGTITAIDLKTGDIAWQVPHGETPDAIRTHDALKGLTIPRTGQSGSVGTLVTKTLVIAGDPEVTNVAPRGRAAMLRAYDKATGKELGAVAMPAPQSGSPMTYVVDGKQYLVVAVSGGPYSGEYIAYRLPVARR is encoded by the coding sequence ATGATGTCGTTGGTCACCACGCCGCGCCTGCGCGCGGCCGCCGTACTCCTGGCGCTCGCGGCGCCAGCTGCCTTCGCGCAGCGCGCGCCCATGTCCACCGCCAAGGGGGAGTGGCCCAGCTACAGTGGCGATACGAAGGGGTCGCGCTACGCGCCCTTCGATCAGATCACCGGCGCCAACTTCAACACGCTCGAAGTGGCGTGGCGCTTCAAGACCGATGCGCTGGGGCCGCGGCCGGAGTTCAAGCTCGAAGGCACGCCGCTCATGGTGGGCGGTGTGCTGTACACCACCGGTGGCACGCGCCGCGCGGTCGTCGCGCTCGATGCGGCGACGGGTGAGCTGCTGTGGATGCACAGCGAGAACGAAGCCGAGCGCGGGGCCGCGGCGCCGCGTCCGCTTTCGGGGCGCGGACTCGCCTACTGGAGCGACGGCAAGGACGCGCGCATCCTGTACACCACGCCGGGCTATCGCCTCATCGCGCTCGATGCCAAGACGGGTGCGCTGGTGAAGAGCTTCGGCGTGAACGGCGTGGTTGATCTCAAGAAGGAGATGGACGACCCCATTCTCCCCGATCTCACCACCGGCGAGATCGGCTATCAGGGAGCGCCCGTGGTGGCGCGCGATGTGGTGATCATTGGCGCCGCGTTCCGCGAAGGCGGCACGCCTAAGAGCTTCCGCAACAACAAGGGCGACATCCGCGGCTTCGATGTGCGCACCGGCAAGCGGCTCTGGAGCTTCCACACCGTGCCGCGGAAGGGCGAGCCGGGATACGACAGCTGGCTCAACAACTCGGCGGCTGATGCCGGCAACACGGGCGTCTGGACGCAGGTCGCCGCCGACGAAGAACTCGGCTTGGTCTATCTCCCCATCGAAAGCCCCACCGGTGACTACTACGGTGGCCATCGTCCCGGCGACAACCTGTACGGCGAAAGTCTGGTCTGTCTGGATCTCAAGACCGGCAAGAAGAAGTGGCACTACCAGATCGTGCATCATCCCATCTGGGACTTCGATCTCGCGGCGTCACCGATCCTTGCCGATATCACCGTGGGCGGGAAGCCGATCAAAGCCGTCGCCCTGCCGACCAAGCAGGGGATTTTGTATGTGTTCGACCGCGTGACCGGCGTGCCGGTGTGGCCGTTCGAAGAGAAGCCGGTGGAGAAGGGCGATGTACCGGGCGAGTGGTACGCGCCCACGCAGCCGTTCCCCACCAAGCCGGCGGCATACGCGCGCAACGGCGTCACGCTGGATGACCTCATCGACTTCACGCCGGCGCTCAAGGATGCGGGCCGTCAGGTTGCCGCGAAGTACAAGCTCGGGCCGATCTTCACGCCGCCGGTGGTGAGCAAGGCGGAGGGGCCGTTGGCCACGCTGTCGAACGGGCCCACGAATGGCGGGAGCAACTGGCCCGGCGGCTCCTACGATCCGGAGACGCAGATGGTGTACCTCTCGGCGTCGAACAACTCGCCGAGCCCGCTCGGCCTCGTAGCGCCACAGCCGGGGCAGTCGGACATGAAGTGGGTGCGCGGCTTTGCGCCCGGCGCGCCGCGGGGCGGGCTCACGGTGCAGGGGCTGCCGCTGCTCAAGCCGCCCTATGGCACCATTACCGCGATCGATCTCAAGACAGGTGACATCGCCTGGCAGGTGCCGCACGGCGAAACGCCCGACGCCATCCGCACGCACGACGCGCTCAAGGGGCTCACCATTCCGCGCACCGGCCAGTCGGGGAGTGTGGGGACGCTCGTCACCAAGACGCTGGTGATTGCCGGCGATCCCGAAGTGACCAACGTGGCGCCGCGCGGGCGCGCCGCGATGCTGCGCGCGTACGACAAGGCCACGGGCAAGGAGCTCGGCGCCGTGGCGATGCCCGCGCCGCAGAGTGGCTCGCCGATGACCTATGTCGTGGACGGCAAGCAGTACCTCGTGGTGGCGGTGAGCGGTGGCCCGTACTCGGGGGAGTACATCGCGTATCGCCTGCCGGTCGCGCGCCGGTGA
- a CDS encoding class A beta-lactamase-related serine hydrolase, translating to MTLPHRFLAAFALLLTTAARSVAQAPASELTRLLERDLATYPARAGVYVKNLRTGEEAMVNADQAFNSASVIKLAVMVRAFQLADQGTLDLDARKEIRRADIRPGSGVFQFHTPGLQPTVHDLLLEMIITSDNTATDMLVSLVGGVDSLNTWLKASGFTNTEVIGPGYRYRRRVLAAFHPMFANLTAEETTGLEYAETDNPLFAQYASLFVGERAAWVAMMRDPDARKRLRALRNEITIADRAYWLGAMTPRETGRLLEGIERGTLASASSSERMKVLLLRQQLGARRIPHFLSVPVGHKTGDSQVIANDVGLVYTPKGTLVLSFFTNGVTGPMGEAEDRIGRTARAIVDYFDRAVSPPSR from the coding sequence GTGACGCTTCCGCATCGATTCCTCGCCGCGTTTGCCCTGCTGCTGACCACCGCCGCCCGCAGCGTCGCGCAGGCACCCGCCAGTGAGCTGACCCGGCTGCTCGAACGCGACCTCGCCACGTACCCCGCGCGAGCCGGCGTCTACGTGAAGAATCTGCGCACCGGCGAGGAGGCCATGGTGAACGCCGATCAGGCGTTCAATAGCGCGAGCGTCATCAAGCTCGCCGTCATGGTCCGGGCGTTTCAGTTGGCCGATCAGGGCACGCTCGATCTCGACGCGCGCAAGGAGATCCGGCGTGCCGACATCCGGCCGGGTTCGGGCGTCTTTCAGTTTCACACGCCGGGGCTGCAGCCCACCGTGCACGATCTCCTGCTCGAGATGATCATCACGAGCGACAACACCGCCACCGACATGCTGGTGTCGCTTGTGGGTGGGGTGGACAGCCTGAATACCTGGCTCAAGGCGTCGGGCTTTACAAATACAGAGGTGATCGGCCCGGGCTACCGCTATCGCCGTCGCGTGCTCGCGGCCTTCCATCCGATGTTCGCCAACCTCACGGCCGAGGAAACGACGGGGCTGGAGTACGCCGAGACCGACAACCCGCTCTTTGCCCAGTATGCCTCGCTGTTCGTGGGGGAGCGCGCCGCCTGGGTGGCCATGATGCGGGACCCCGACGCGCGGAAGCGGCTGCGGGCGTTGCGCAATGAGATCACCATTGCCGACCGGGCCTACTGGCTTGGGGCCATGACGCCGCGCGAGACGGGGCGCCTGCTCGAAGGGATTGAGCGGGGAACGCTCGCCTCGGCGTCGAGTAGCGAGCGCATGAAGGTGCTCCTGCTACGGCAGCAGCTGGGAGCGCGCCGCATTCCCCACTTCCTGAGTGTGCCGGTGGGCCACAAGACCGGAGACAGCCAGGTGATCGCCAATGATGTCGGCCTCGTGTACACGCCCAAGGGCACCCTTGTGCTCTCGTTCTTCACGAACGGCGTCACGGGGCCCATGGGCGAAGCCGAAGACCGCATCGGGCGCACGGCGCGCGCAATTGTGGATTATTTCGACCGGGCTGTGTCGCCGCCGTCGCGGTGA